One window from the genome of Actinoplanes teichomyceticus ATCC 31121 encodes:
- a CDS encoding PrsW family intramembrane metalloprotease, whose amino-acid sequence MSAEAVPADAVPPLPTGTVQTVAPIPGRRNGWRRWLPVTGAIALIAAAAIGMLVFLGYSIGLPGLAIGLTAAILPVPLLASAFAWLDRYEPEPVKYLVFCFAWGAAVATAVALGVNTGAAWLFGKIGLPDALVAVLVAPFIEESMKAAGPLLLFWRRRAEWSGITDGIVYCGLSALGFAMVENVLYLGGHGYAAGANEYGPATGLTNVFAIFIVRILFTGFAHPLFTSMTGIGLGIAARSADRHVRWLAPVGGLLLAMILHGTFNLLPTLSAATGETLIMLYGYLGFMVPFFFAVVGFAIALRSWEGRIAERVLHHYVRAGWFAPPEVAALGSLGRRHSARQWARRVAGPAGGRAMRSFQFAATRLALIRDGMQRGLAGDPREMAKATAEEGELLAAITGYRSVFTGRDPQTPPSWWDGQSYRITFPDGVVRTVASPAEPVMPVPVRLPPPMPAYAGGWGQPAGYGHPGGYGHPAGPPPFAPVPPPSTNQQQPVPPPFAPPYPGQQPSAPPYAGQQASAPPYAGQQASAPPYAGQQQPVPPSHPGQPHAGPQHPAQYPPGSGGWPRQPDHAGWQPPPYR is encoded by the coding sequence GTGAGCGCTGAGGCCGTCCCGGCGGACGCCGTGCCGCCCCTGCCCACCGGGACGGTGCAGACCGTCGCGCCGATCCCCGGCCGCCGTAACGGCTGGCGCCGCTGGCTGCCGGTCACCGGCGCGATCGCGCTGATCGCCGCGGCCGCCATCGGGATGCTGGTCTTCCTCGGCTACAGCATCGGCCTGCCCGGCCTGGCCATCGGCCTGACCGCGGCGATCCTGCCGGTCCCGCTGCTGGCCAGCGCGTTCGCCTGGCTCGACCGCTACGAGCCGGAGCCGGTCAAATACCTGGTCTTCTGCTTCGCCTGGGGCGCCGCGGTGGCGACCGCGGTGGCGCTCGGCGTGAACACCGGGGCGGCCTGGCTGTTCGGCAAGATCGGCCTGCCGGACGCGCTGGTGGCGGTCCTGGTGGCGCCGTTCATCGAGGAGTCGATGAAGGCGGCCGGCCCGCTGCTGCTGTTCTGGCGGCGTCGCGCCGAGTGGTCCGGGATCACCGACGGCATCGTCTACTGCGGGCTCTCCGCGCTCGGCTTCGCCATGGTGGAGAACGTGCTCTACCTGGGTGGCCACGGCTACGCCGCGGGCGCGAACGAGTACGGCCCGGCCACCGGCCTGACGAACGTCTTCGCCATCTTCATCGTCCGGATCCTGTTCACCGGCTTCGCGCATCCGCTGTTCACCTCGATGACCGGCATCGGCCTGGGCATCGCGGCGCGCTCCGCCGACCGGCACGTGCGCTGGCTCGCCCCGGTCGGCGGCCTGCTGCTCGCGATGATCCTGCACGGCACGTTCAACCTGCTGCCGACGCTGTCCGCGGCCACCGGCGAGACGCTGATCATGCTGTACGGCTACCTCGGTTTCATGGTGCCGTTCTTCTTCGCCGTGGTCGGTTTCGCCATCGCGCTGCGCAGCTGGGAGGGCCGGATCGCCGAGCGGGTACTGCACCACTACGTGCGGGCCGGCTGGTTCGCCCCGCCCGAGGTGGCCGCGCTGGGCAGTCTGGGCCGACGGCACTCGGCCCGGCAGTGGGCCCGGCGGGTGGCCGGTCCGGCCGGGGGCCGGGCGATGCGCAGCTTCCAGTTCGCCGCGACCCGGCTGGCCCTGATCCGCGACGGCATGCAGCGCGGCCTGGCCGGCGACCCCCGGGAGATGGCGAAGGCCACGGCGGAGGAGGGCGAGCTGCTCGCCGCGATCACCGGGTACCGCTCGGTCTTCACCGGGCGCGACCCGCAGACCCCGCCGTCCTGGTGGGACGGCCAGAGCTACCGGATCACCTTCCCGGACGGGGTGGTGCGCACGGTGGCGTCACCGGCCGAGCCGGTCATGCCGGTCCCGGTCCGGCTGCCGCCGCCGATGCCGGCGTACGCGGGTGGCTGGGGTCAGCCCGCCGGGTACGGCCATCCCGGCGGCTACGGCCACCCGGCCGGACCGCCGCCGTTCGCGCCGGTCCCGCCGCCCAGCACGAACCAGCAGCAGCCCGTCCCGCCGCCGTTCGCGCCGCCCTACCCGGGTCAGCAGCCTTCGGCGCCGCCGTACGCGGGTCAGCAGGCTTCGGCGCCGCCGTACGCGGGTCAGCAGGCTTCGGCGCCGCCGTACGCGGGTCAGCAGCAGCCCGTCCCGCCGTCCCACCCGGGCCAGCCGCACGCGGGCCCGCAGCATCCGGCGCAGTACCCGCCGGGCTCCGGCGGATGGCCGCGGCAGCCGGACCACGCCGGGTGGCAGCCGCCGCCCTACAGGTAG